One region of Candidatus Tectomicrobia bacterium genomic DNA includes:
- a CDS encoding collagen-like protein has protein sequence MYSPFVHFALGGEGRGMRWKSVGAGIFLLLLGASLTFWTPRSAESQGANALAQLQAQVAALQNQLRAATQQINAQRQQINAHQQQINNQQQRMSALSQQMSALQSRIASSQSRPGPRGPQGMRGERGMKGDRGAQGARGPQGPRGERGPAGPRGPAGPPAPRGPVAGAPAP, from the coding sequence ATGTATTCTCCGTTCGTTCATTTTGCGCTTGGGGGGGAGGGAAGAGGCATGCGTTGGAAATCCGTCGGTGCGGGGATTTTTCTTCTGCTCTTGGGAGCGTCGCTGACCTTCTGGACGCCGAGGAGCGCCGAGTCGCAAGGGGCCAACGCGTTGGCCCAGCTTCAGGCCCAAGTGGCTGCGCTTCAGAACCAACTTCGCGCCGCCACCCAGCAGATCAACGCTCAGCGCCAGCAGATCAACGCTCACCAGCAGCAGATCAACAATCAGCAGCAGCGGATGAGCGCCCTCAGCCAGCAGATGAGCGCTCTTCAGAGCAGAATCGCGAGCAGCCAGTCGCGGCCGGGGCCTCGGGGGCCCCAGGGAATGCGGGGAGAGCGGGGAATGAAGGGAGATCGAGGGGCCCAGGGAGCGCGGGGACCCCAGGGACCGCGGGGTGAGCGCGGGCCAGCCGGACCGCGCGGACCGGCCGGACCTCCGGCACCTCGCGGACCGGTCGCAGGAGCGCCCGCTCCTTGA
- a CDS encoding periplasmic heavy metal sensor, translating into MRFRPAMALLLPLVFLASPASHAAESPYKGQEKRPIKALSGKEVEDLLAGNGMGLAKAAELNRYPGPLHVLESTSRLGLTETQRAETRRLFDAMKREAVPLGREIVERERELDARFASQEIDEASLAAALAEIGRLTGALRLVHLKAHLRMREILTPHQIALYGRARGYESSGGAGGHSGH; encoded by the coding sequence ATGCGCTTTCGGCCCGCGATGGCGCTCTTGCTCCCCCTCGTCTTCCTCGCCTCTCCCGCCTCGCATGCCGCCGAGTCGCCCTACAAAGGCCAGGAGAAGCGCCCCATCAAGGCCCTCTCCGGGAAGGAGGTCGAGGATCTCCTCGCCGGGAACGGCATGGGCTTGGCCAAGGCGGCCGAGCTGAACCGCTACCCGGGCCCCCTGCACGTGCTGGAGTCCACCTCCCGGCTGGGGCTGACGGAGACCCAGCGGGCCGAAACCCGGCGCCTGTTCGACGCCATGAAGCGCGAGGCGGTGCCGCTCGGGAGGGAGATCGTGGAGCGGGAGCGCGAGCTCGACGCCCGCTTCGCCTCCCAGGAGATCGACGAGGCCTCCCTCGCCGCCGCCCTGGCCGAGATCGGGCGGCTCACGGGGGCTCTCCGCCTCGTCCACCTCAAGGCCCACCTCCGGATGCGGGAGATCCTGACCCCCCATCAGATCGCCCTCTACGGCCGGGCGCGGGGATATGAATCCTCCGGCGGCGCGGGCGGGCATTCGGGACATTAG
- a CDS encoding SHOCT domain-containing protein: MMWDYGWHGWFLGPFAMILFWGLAIAAIVLVVRWFSPSGHGPQAARTHLDILRERFARGEIGKDEFEERRRVLGD, translated from the coding sequence ATGATGTGGGACTACGGCTGGCACGGCTGGTTCCTGGGGCCCTTCGCCATGATCCTCTTCTGGGGGCTGGCCATCGCCGCCATCGTCCTCGTGGTCCGCTGGTTCAGCCCCTCGGGCCATGGCCCCCAGGCCGCCAGGACTCATCTTGACATTCTCCGGGAGCGCTTCGCGCGGGGCGAGATCGGCAAGGACGAGTTCGAGGAGCGCAGGCGCGTTCTGGGCGACTAG
- the lysA gene encoding diaminopimelate decarboxylase — MHYFEYKDGELHAEGVSLSRLAREVGTPFYAYSHRTLVRHFRVFDEAFASVPHLVCFAMKSNSNLAILRLFAGMGGGLDIVSGGELFRGLKAGAPADRVVFAGVGKSDEELAYALEQGVLMFNVESEEELANIEAVAARMGKRARVAIRVNPDVDPATHPYISTGMKKSKFGIDITKARAQYRAAAGMPHLEPCGVHCHIGSQITQSSPFVEAVEKVASLVRALRADGHDIRYLNLGGGLGITYRDEAPPLPSDYAGAILPAVKNLGCTLIFEPGRVIVGNAGVLVTKVLYAKSKEEKRFVIIDAGMNDLIRPALYESYQEALPVEEAAARRPRHKSDLVGPVCESGDYLAKDRQLPEYRRGDLIAIMSAGAYGFAMSSNYNSRPRPPEILVRGEEYHIIRRRESYDDLILGESIPSFIAGGGE, encoded by the coding sequence ATGCACTACTTCGAGTACAAGGATGGCGAGCTGCACGCCGAGGGCGTCTCCCTCTCCCGCCTTGCGCGCGAGGTGGGCACGCCCTTCTACGCCTACAGCCACAGGACGCTGGTGCGGCACTTCCGCGTCTTCGACGAGGCCTTCGCCTCGGTGCCGCACCTCGTCTGCTTCGCCATGAAGAGCAATTCCAACCTCGCCATCCTGCGGCTCTTCGCGGGGATGGGCGGGGGGCTCGACATCGTGTCGGGCGGTGAGCTCTTCCGGGGGCTGAAGGCGGGCGCGCCGGCGGATCGCGTGGTGTTCGCCGGGGTGGGGAAGTCCGACGAGGAGCTCGCCTACGCGCTCGAGCAGGGCGTCCTCATGTTCAACGTCGAGAGCGAGGAGGAGCTCGCCAACATCGAGGCGGTGGCCGCGCGGATGGGCAAGAGGGCCCGGGTGGCCATCCGGGTGAACCCGGACGTGGACCCGGCCACCCACCCCTACATCTCGACCGGCATGAAGAAGAGCAAGTTCGGCATCGACATCACCAAGGCGCGCGCCCAGTACCGGGCGGCGGCCGGGATGCCCCATCTCGAGCCCTGCGGGGTGCACTGCCACATCGGGAGCCAGATCACCCAGAGCAGCCCCTTCGTCGAGGCGGTGGAGAAGGTGGCCTCCCTCGTCCGGGCGCTCCGGGCGGACGGGCACGACATCCGCTACCTGAACCTGGGCGGAGGCCTCGGCATCACCTACCGCGACGAGGCCCCGCCGCTGCCCAGCGACTACGCGGGGGCCATCCTCCCGGCCGTGAAGAACCTGGGCTGCACCCTCATCTTCGAGCCCGGCCGCGTCATCGTCGGGAACGCGGGGGTGCTCGTGACCAAGGTGCTCTACGCCAAGAGCAAGGAGGAGAAGCGCTTCGTCATCATCGACGCGGGGATGAACGACCTCATCCGGCCCGCCCTCTACGAGTCCTACCAGGAGGCCTTGCCGGTGGAGGAGGCCGCCGCCCGGCGCCCCAGGCACAAGAGCGACCTCGTGGGCCCGGTGTGCGAGAGCGGGGACTACCTCGCCAAGGACCGCCAGCTCCCCGAGTACCGGCGAGGGGACCTCATCGCCATCATGAGCGCCGGGGCCTACGGCTTCGCCATGTCATCGAACTACAACTCCCGGCCCCGGCCGCCCGAGATCCTCGTGCGCGGGGAGGAGTACCACATCATCCGCAGGCGGGAGAGCTACGACGACCTGATCCTGGGGGAGAGCATCCCCTCCTTCATCGCCGGGGGGGGCGAGTAG
- a CDS encoding class I SAM-dependent methyltransferase: MSIQLGTIDFLATQLLPHVKRRGSVVSLSRVSIFSPPAAVKRYLEASGFHAWLDRVQWEGHRGRLTTRDLFLAFGFERYDDIDIDAEEGCTITHDLNRPVPAELHGRYDLVLEMGTLEHIFDIRAVFESVIRMLKVGGVAFHFSPVDWFNHGFYNFSFTLFNDVYRVNGFDDMAFYIVAFPTQWETNQEIKFKQVDFTPQQMLLPPPPDKHLYMVSCIARKARELPSFQVPIQAVYDPALRLNTALRPRGGPPPQAAP; this comes from the coding sequence GTGTCCATCCAACTGGGGACGATCGATTTCCTGGCCACCCAGCTCCTCCCCCACGTGAAGCGGCGCGGCAGCGTCGTCTCGCTCTCCCGTGTGAGCATCTTCTCGCCGCCCGCGGCCGTAAAGCGTTACTTGGAGGCGTCCGGCTTCCACGCCTGGCTGGATCGGGTGCAATGGGAGGGCCACCGGGGGCGGCTGACGACGCGCGATCTGTTCCTCGCGTTCGGCTTCGAACGCTACGACGACATCGACATCGACGCCGAAGAGGGCTGCACCATCACCCACGACTTGAACCGGCCCGTGCCGGCCGAGCTGCACGGCCGGTACGACCTGGTGTTGGAGATGGGAACGCTGGAGCACATCTTCGACATCCGGGCCGTCTTCGAGAGCGTCATCCGGATGCTCAAGGTGGGGGGTGTGGCCTTCCACTTCTCCCCGGTGGATTGGTTCAACCACGGCTTCTACAACTTCTCGTTCACGCTCTTCAATGACGTCTACCGGGTCAATGGGTTCGATGATATGGCGTTCTACATCGTCGCCTTTCCCACGCAATGGGAAACGAACCAGGAGATCAAGTTCAAGCAGGTGGATTTCACGCCGCAGCAGATGCTCCTGCCTCCACCGCCTGACAAACATCTTTACATGGTGAGCTGCATCGCGAGGAAAGCGAGGGAGCTCCCCTCCTTCCAGGTCCCCATCCAGGCGGTGTACGACCCCGCCCTCCGCCTGAACACAGCCCTCAGGCCGCGCGGCGGCCCTCCCCCCCAGGCCGCGCCCTAG
- a CDS encoding DUF1848 domain-containing protein — MTNPKTPPMREAPPEPQIISVSRRTDVPAFHAPWFLKRLEEGFAEYRNPFSGKRHRVSLAPGDVRAFVFWTRNPAPLLPHLDAVEARAPFYFLYTVNAYPESLERAVPPLAQAVRTFHKLAERAGPGRVRWRYDPIYLSRETDAAFHRRNFARVADALAGATGECIASFADMYGKVRRNAARLPEGLRPEEGTLEERKALLDELAEMAAERGMRLLACCEDALVGGPAGKARCVDPDLLDR; from the coding sequence GTGACGAATCCGAAAACGCCCCCGATGCGCGAGGCGCCTCCCGAGCCCCAAATCATCTCCGTCTCCCGCCGGACGGACGTGCCCGCCTTCCACGCGCCCTGGTTCCTGAAGCGCCTGGAGGAGGGCTTCGCCGAGTACCGCAACCCCTTCAGCGGGAAGCGTCACCGCGTCTCCCTGGCGCCGGGGGACGTGCGGGCCTTCGTCTTCTGGACGCGCAACCCGGCGCCGCTGCTCCCGCATCTGGACGCGGTCGAGGCGCGCGCGCCCTTCTATTTCCTGTACACCGTGAACGCCTATCCCGAATCCCTGGAGCGCGCGGTGCCGCCCCTCGCGCAGGCGGTACGCACCTTCCATAAGCTCGCGGAACGCGCCGGGCCCGGGCGGGTGCGCTGGCGCTACGACCCCATCTACCTCTCGCGGGAGACGGACGCCGCCTTCCACCGGCGGAACTTCGCCCGGGTCGCCGATGCGCTCGCGGGCGCGACCGGGGAGTGCATCGCGAGCTTCGCCGACATGTACGGGAAGGTGAGGCGCAACGCCGCGAGGCTCCCGGAGGGCCTCCGGCCGGAGGAGGGGACGCTCGAGGAGCGCAAGGCCCTCCTGGACGAGCTGGCGGAAATGGCCGCGGAGCGTGGCATGAGGCTCCTCGCCTGCTGCGAGGACGCCCTGGTGGGAGGCCCCGCCGGCAAGGCGCGCTGCGTGGACCCGGACCTCCTCGACCGCAT
- a CDS encoding Spy/CpxP family protein refolding chaperone yields the protein MTRKRIAIIIAAAALTVGAGLAANEYASAQGWGGGPGFHRGGPTMRGHMMGGMMGGHMMSGPIISRALAMKDELKLTADQVKKLEQLRDGFYQKAARERIEMQSTGLELQKLHLADKLDVAAAERLIRAMEKKRADMRIERLKTIEQGKAILTSEQLKQLQAASFGPGARMGRGGSGPGQGFGPGRGAGMMGPGFGPGPAWEDAQLPGGGSLE from the coding sequence ATGACCAGGAAGCGGATCGCCATCATCATCGCCGCCGCCGCGCTGACCGTGGGCGCGGGCCTGGCGGCCAACGAGTACGCGTCGGCGCAGGGCTGGGGAGGCGGGCCGGGCTTTCACCGCGGCGGCCCCACGATGCGGGGCCACATGATGGGCGGCATGATGGGCGGCCATATGATGAGCGGCCCGATCATCTCCCGCGCCCTCGCGATGAAGGACGAGCTCAAGCTCACCGCGGACCAGGTGAAGAAGCTCGAGCAGCTCCGCGACGGCTTCTACCAGAAGGCCGCGAGGGAGCGCATCGAGATGCAGTCCACCGGCCTCGAGCTCCAGAAGCTCCACCTCGCCGACAAGCTGGACGTGGCCGCGGCGGAGAGGCTCATCCGCGCCATGGAGAAGAAACGCGCCGACATGCGCATCGAGCGCCTGAAGACGATCGAGCAGGGCAAGGCGATCCTGACCTCCGAGCAGCTCAAGCAGCTCCAGGCGGCCAGCTTCGGCCCGGGCGCCCGCATGGGGCGCGGCGGCTCCGGTCCCGGCCAGGGCTTCGGTCCGGGGCGGGGCGCGGGGATGATGGGGCCCGGGTTCGGCCCCGGTCCCGCATGGGAGGACGCCCAGCTGCCCGGCGGCGGATCGCTGGAATAA
- a CDS encoding sigma-70 family RNA polymerase sigma factor: protein MSPPPEPQDDSVWVARCKAGDPDAFEPLVLRHAGRVRRLVWGLLGERREEAEDVVQEVFLKAYLALPRFREEARFSTWLYRIAVNHVRDMARRAPPAHVEFDETRLEAPGPRGEEEDAGADAPRPGRSEELRRLLGELSEPQRRILVMRELEGLSYDEIGGILRIPPGTVRSRLNRARAGLLRAAARRKEGEA from the coding sequence TTGAGTCCGCCGCCCGAGCCGCAAGACGACTCGGTCTGGGTCGCCCGGTGCAAAGCGGGGGACCCGGACGCCTTCGAGCCCCTGGTGCTCCGCCACGCGGGCAGGGTCCGGCGGCTGGTGTGGGGGCTGCTGGGGGAGCGGCGGGAGGAAGCCGAGGATGTGGTGCAGGAGGTATTCCTCAAGGCCTACTTGGCCCTGCCCCGCTTCCGGGAGGAGGCCCGCTTCTCGACCTGGCTCTACCGCATCGCGGTCAACCACGTCCGCGACATGGCCCGGCGCGCCCCGCCGGCCCACGTGGAGTTCGACGAGACGCGGCTGGAGGCCCCCGGGCCCCGGGGGGAGGAAGAAGACGCGGGAGCCGATGCCCCCCGTCCCGGCCGGAGCGAGGAGCTTCGCCGCCTGCTGGGCGAGCTCAGCGAGCCGCAGCGGAGAATCCTGGTGATGCGCGAGCTCGAGGGGCTCAGCTACGATGAGATCGGCGGGATCCTGCGGATCCCGCCCGGCACGGTCCGCTCCCGCCTCAACCGGGCGCGCGCGGGCCTGCTGAGGGCCGCCGCGAGACGGAAAGAAGGAGAAGCATGA
- a CDS encoding radical SAM/SPASM domain-containing protein yields MDAYQLLQQVAPYIQYQESFLQKRASLYMNYPSHIHMETLSVCNAACSFCPYPGIERKGRRMSDALIEKILGDLRDIPGQLPFLISPFKVNEPFLDHRLFDILGAINEKLPNASIALTSNASPITEEKLHRLARVRGIQYLWLSVNDHRPEHYETTMKLPFARTLERLDMIHRKVAARGVAFPVVLSRVGDGTQSDADFVRWVGQRYPLFRANVFPRGGWLGQVDLLLGPVPAVACHRWFELSITSSGVVAHCCMDGQAKWPIGDVSRQHVLEVYNSPEYRRLREQMTTRLDADPCRTCTFL; encoded by the coding sequence ATGGACGCTTATCAGCTTCTCCAGCAGGTGGCTCCCTACATCCAATACCAGGAATCATTCCTCCAGAAGCGGGCGTCGCTGTACATGAACTACCCGAGCCACATCCACATGGAAACCCTCTCCGTCTGCAACGCGGCGTGCAGCTTCTGCCCCTACCCCGGCATCGAGCGCAAGGGGCGCCGGATGTCCGATGCGCTGATCGAAAAGATCCTCGGCGACCTGCGCGACATCCCCGGGCAGCTCCCCTTCCTGATCTCTCCCTTCAAGGTGAACGAGCCCTTCCTCGATCACCGCCTCTTCGATATCCTGGGAGCCATCAACGAGAAGCTGCCGAACGCCTCCATCGCCCTCACCTCGAACGCCTCCCCCATCACGGAGGAGAAGCTCCACCGCTTGGCGCGAGTGAGGGGCATCCAGTATCTCTGGCTCTCGGTCAACGACCACCGGCCGGAACATTACGAAACCACCATGAAGCTCCCCTTCGCTCGCACCCTGGAGCGGCTGGACATGATCCACCGCAAGGTGGCCGCGCGCGGGGTCGCCTTCCCCGTTGTGCTCTCCCGGGTGGGGGACGGGACCCAAAGCGACGCCGACTTCGTCCGCTGGGTCGGGCAGCGCTACCCCCTCTTCCGAGCCAACGTGTTCCCCCGGGGTGGATGGCTGGGCCAGGTGGACCTTCTCCTGGGTCCCGTTCCGGCCGTGGCCTGCCACCGCTGGTTCGAGCTCTCGATCACCTCGAGCGGCGTGGTGGCCCACTGCTGCATGGACGGCCAGGCCAAATGGCCCATCGGAGACGTGAGCCGGCAGCACGTCCTGGAAGTCTACAACTCCCCCGAATACCGCAGGCTCCGCGAGCAAATGACGACGCGGCTCGACGCCGACCCCTGCCGCACCTGCACCTTCTTGTGA
- the argH gene encoding argininosuccinate lyase produces the protein MAAKRISSLRAEKRAPAKPWGGRFAGRTDPRVEAFTQSVSFDRRLAPWDIRGSIAHAEMLGARRIIPKADAAKIVRGLRAILKEVEAGRFRFDPALEDVHMNIEAALTRRIGPAGGRLHTARSRNDQVATAARLWLRDEIDRIQAAIASLRKALLAQAERGVDWVMPGYTHLQRAQPVTFAHHMLAYSQMLRRDAERLAEVRRRVNVLPLGAGALAGTVHPIDRGRVARRLGFEGLAENSMDAVSDRDFAVEFAAAAALAMVHLSRLGEEIVLWASAEFGFVELPDAFSTGSSLMPQKKNPDPAELVRGKSARAIGDLVALLALMKGLPLTYNRDMQEDKEPLFDAADTLRSSLEVMAGLAGAMCPRPDRMAEAAEGGYMTATDLADAMVRRGVPFREAHEAAGRAVRLALSKGVPLSGLGAADLKKADPRLRPSDLKATALARSLASRRSEGGASRASVLRQIRAERRRLHA, from the coding sequence ATGGCCGCCAAGCGAATATCCAGCCTGAGAGCGGAAAAGAGGGCGCCGGCCAAGCCCTGGGGCGGGCGCTTCGCGGGGCGGACGGACCCCCGCGTCGAGGCCTTCACCCAGAGCGTCTCCTTCGACCGGCGGCTCGCTCCCTGGGACATCCGGGGCTCCATCGCCCACGCCGAGATGCTGGGCGCCCGCCGGATCATTCCCAAGGCGGACGCCGCCAAGATCGTCCGGGGCCTCCGGGCCATCCTGAAGGAGGTGGAGGCGGGGAGGTTCCGCTTCGACCCGGCGCTCGAGGACGTTCACATGAACATCGAGGCGGCGCTCACCCGCCGCATCGGTCCGGCCGGGGGGAGGCTCCACACCGCCCGCAGCCGGAACGACCAGGTGGCCACCGCCGCCCGCCTCTGGCTCCGGGACGAGATCGACCGCATCCAGGCGGCCATCGCCTCGCTGCGCAAGGCGCTGCTGGCCCAGGCCGAGCGCGGGGTGGACTGGGTGATGCCGGGCTACACCCACCTCCAGCGGGCCCAGCCGGTGACCTTCGCCCACCACATGCTGGCCTACAGCCAGATGCTCCGGCGGGACGCCGAGCGGCTGGCGGAGGTGCGGCGGCGCGTGAACGTCCTCCCCCTGGGCGCGGGGGCGCTCGCGGGCACCGTCCACCCCATCGACCGGGGGAGGGTGGCGCGGCGGCTGGGCTTCGAGGGCTTGGCCGAGAACAGCATGGACGCGGTGAGCGACCGGGACTTCGCCGTGGAGTTCGCCGCGGCGGCCGCGCTGGCCATGGTGCACCTGAGCCGGCTGGGGGAGGAAATCGTGCTCTGGGCGAGCGCCGAGTTCGGCTTCGTCGAGCTGCCCGACGCCTTCTCGACCGGGAGCTCCCTCATGCCCCAGAAGAAGAACCCCGACCCGGCCGAGCTCGTCCGGGGCAAGAGCGCGCGGGCCATCGGAGATCTCGTGGCCCTCCTCGCCTTGATGAAGGGATTGCCGCTGACATATAACCGGGACATGCAGGAGGACAAGGAGCCCCTCTTCGACGCGGCGGACACCCTTCGTTCCTCCCTGGAGGTGATGGCCGGGCTCGCCGGGGCGATGTGCCCCCGCCCGGACCGGATGGCGGAGGCGGCCGAGGGTGGCTACATGACGGCGACCGACCTGGCCGACGCGATGGTGCGCCGGGGCGTCCCCTTCCGGGAGGCCCACGAGGCCGCCGGGCGCGCGGTGCGGCTGGCCCTCTCGAAGGGTGTGCCGCTCTCGGGGCTCGGCGCCGCCGATCTCAAGAAGGCGGACCCGCGCCTGAGGCCCTCCGACCTCAAAGCCACGGCCCTCGCGCGTTCCCTGGCCTCCCGGCGCAGCGAGGGCGGGGCGTCGCGGGCGAGCGTGCTGCGCCAGATCCGGGCGGAGCGGAGGAGGCTCCATGCCTAG
- a CDS encoding 4-hydroxy-tetrahydrodipicolinate reductase yields the protein MGCRIIQQIAAQGDMAISGALERAGHPALGQDAGANAGVGSLKVPLTADEGSLAGDVLVSFAVPEASAAHARLAAGKGMAAVIGTTGLNDEQKKIIAEAARKSAVVFAPNMSVGVNVAFRLIEEAARLLGDAYDVEILEAHHNQKVDAPSGTAVRMGEIAARALGRSYPGDAVFHREGQTGKRPPRAIGMQTLRGGDVAGEHTVYFFGMGERVEITHRASSRDNFAAGAIRAARWASKQPPGLYGMAEVLGL from the coding sequence ATGGGGTGCCGGATCATCCAGCAGATCGCCGCCCAGGGCGACATGGCGATCTCGGGGGCCTTGGAGCGGGCCGGCCACCCGGCGCTGGGCCAGGACGCGGGGGCGAACGCCGGGGTCGGGTCCTTGAAGGTTCCCCTCACGGCAGACGAGGGCTCCCTGGCCGGGGATGTTCTCGTCTCTTTCGCCGTCCCCGAGGCGAGCGCCGCCCACGCCCGGCTCGCGGCGGGGAAGGGCATGGCCGCCGTCATCGGCACCACGGGCCTGAATGACGAGCAAAAAAAAATCATCGCCGAGGCCGCGAGGAAATCGGCCGTCGTCTTCGCCCCCAACATGAGCGTGGGGGTGAACGTGGCCTTCAGGCTCATCGAGGAGGCCGCCCGCCTCCTCGGGGACGCCTACGACGTGGAGATCCTCGAGGCCCACCACAACCAGAAGGTGGATGCCCCTTCGGGCACCGCCGTCCGCATGGGGGAGATCGCCGCCCGGGCGCTCGGGCGGAGCTACCCCGGGGACGCCGTCTTCCACCGGGAGGGCCAGACGGGCAAGCGGCCCCCCCGGGCCATCGGGATGCAGACCCTGCGCGGGGGGGACGTGGCCGGGGAGCACACCGTCTACTTCTTCGGGATGGGCGAGCGGGTCGAGATCACCCACCGGGCCTCGAGCCGCGACAACTTCGCCGCGGGCGCCATCCGGGCCGCCCGCTGGGCCTCGAAGCAGCCCCCCGGCCTCTACGGCATGGCCGAGGTGCTGGGGCTGTAG
- a CDS encoding diaminopimelate epimerase, which translates to MAGRVRFTKLSGSGNDFIFIDNRDRRFDADKMADFVRKVCRRGLSVGADGLMFIEPSERADFKWRFFNSDGSEAEMCGNGSRCAVRFARELGMVKERASFETLAGVIEATIKGNRVKVRLTPPAGFRQGIEAPLKGRTAKLDFLNTGVPHAVEFVPDVEKAAVREDGRQIRFHPLFAPAGANANFCQAAGPHALKLRTYERGVEDETLACGTGAVASAILAAARGMVEPPVDVQVRGGEVLTIHFSGRGGEVREVHMEGDTRLVYEGEMTEEAAL; encoded by the coding sequence ATGGCCGGGCGGGTGCGCTTCACCAAGCTGAGCGGGAGCGGCAACGACTTCATCTTCATCGACAACCGCGACCGCCGCTTCGACGCCGACAAGATGGCCGACTTCGTGCGCAAGGTCTGCCGGCGGGGGCTCTCCGTAGGTGCCGACGGGCTCATGTTCATCGAGCCGAGCGAGCGGGCCGACTTCAAGTGGCGCTTCTTCAACTCGGACGGCTCCGAGGCCGAGATGTGCGGCAACGGCAGCCGCTGCGCCGTGCGCTTCGCCCGCGAGCTGGGCATGGTGAAGGAGCGGGCCTCCTTCGAGACGCTCGCCGGGGTGATCGAGGCCACGATCAAGGGCAACCGCGTGAAGGTGCGCCTCACCCCCCCGGCGGGCTTCCGCCAGGGCATCGAGGCCCCCCTGAAGGGCCGCACGGCGAAGCTCGACTTCCTCAACACGGGCGTGCCCCACGCCGTCGAGTTCGTCCCGGACGTGGAGAAGGCGGCCGTGCGGGAGGACGGGCGCCAGATCCGCTTCCATCCGCTCTTCGCCCCGGCGGGAGCCAACGCCAACTTCTGCCAGGCCGCGGGCCCGCACGCCCTGAAGCTCCGCACCTACGAGCGCGGGGTGGAGGACGAAACCCTGGCCTGCGGCACGGGCGCCGTCGCCTCGGCCATCCTGGCCGCGGCACGCGGGATGGTCGAGCCCCCGGTGGACGTCCAGGTGCGGGGCGGCGAGGTCCTCACCATCCACTTCTCGGGGCGGGGCGGCGAGGTCCGCGAGGTCCACATGGAAGGGGACACCCGTCTCGTCTACGAGGGGGAGATGACCGAGGAGGCGGCCCTCTAG